The window ATAATCCCTAGAATAGTCCTTACTTCAACAGAAAAAAAATGGCCCTTTGTCATGCAGCGAATCCAGTTCCCAGTGCGGCCATGTTATGCGATGACGATAAACAAAAGTCAAGGGCAATCGTTGAAATTAGTAGGCCTATACCTCCCTAAACCTGTATTCAGCCACGGTCAATTGTATGTAGCTCTCTCACGCGTAACCGACCCCGATGGCCTGAAAATCGTGATGATGGATGACAGTTCTGATTGTTTAAAGGACCACACAAGAAATATCGTATACAAGGAAACGTTCAACAACTTAAACCACCAACTATAACGGTAACACTTAAGCCTACTTATAATTTCGATTTTAATTGAATATTATCACTTTATTTTTCTTAACCCTAATTAGCAGTAACCTCCTTACACACAACATTCACACACTATAATTCTAAAAACTCGGAACCTAACTGGTGCTGGAATGCCGATTTCCCATACCTTATATTTTTAACTAAAAAACCTTTTGCAGGAAACCCGCGCCTCCGTGTTAACAGGCACAATGCAAATTATATCCGGCCCGTTACTTCCTTTTACATAAGGTACACTTTCATCTATTTTCATAAATGTTAACAATGTGCTGACATTCAAGGTATAAAGACCCTGCTAATCTGTTTACAATTGTGATTTTGTATGTTGGAAGATAGTGTAATTTTTTATGGATGTTATCATTATTGATAGGGGTAGATTCAAGATAATGACTTTTGTATACTGATTCTAAATCTTTTTACTGTTAGCATTATTTATAGCATTCTTTATGCAACTTTTTTTTTAAAGTATATAGTCGCTATATCTTATGTGTCGGGTAGTAATGTAAGTTTCCATTCATTTCGGAATTCATGATACAATAACTGTGATACATACAATAACTGTGATACAGACTTCATCCATTGTAGAAAAGTCACCTGATTAATTTCATAAAATGGGAATCATTGCAGGCATTAGATTTACATGATTGCAGAAGGGAGACAAGTTGGAGTAAGACTTTTGTTTAGCTTAGTTAATAACATACAAGCTTATGGTGGAAAAACTCAATATGTAAAATGGGCATGGGATGAAGGTGACTCTTTGTCTGGCCCTTAGCCTGAATTTTATTACTTTTCATCTTCACACAATATTTCATTCACTTGCATACATTGTAGTTTTAACAAGTCGCTCAACTGCAGGTCAGCTCCTTTTGAACAGCCAGGAAAGTACCCACCGCCTGATCATTGGAGTCACCTACTTATGAATACAACAATGCTGCAACATAATGCTCAGTTCATGGATCTTCCTTGCAAATTTTCATTTTACAGTTATGTTTActcatgtgtatgtgtatgtgtacgGACTCGACTTAATAATTGGTTCATTTATATTTTACTTTGTCCACTACATTTTTGGATAAAATCTCTAGCACAATGTTGCACGTTTAACCGCCTTGCAACAAAACCTCCACTTTTACAGCAAAAACCACACCCTCCTGGACCCAGCCTTCAAGCCATGGCACAACCGAACGTAACACATCAACCGTTATCCtcttcgtgcaacgcacgggcaataAACCTAGTTATAACATAAAAAGTCATTATTCTACTccgaaataaagaaaaaaaaaaaaaagcttatgAATTCAGTTAAAATCACTTCAATAggtaaattataattttaaataataaatataaaaagtataaaataTAGTATACTCCGTAGTAAATAAACTAATTGGTTGCTGCTCATGCTGTTCTTCCTGTGCGTCCTCGGAGTCTGATACGTAGCTGCCTGTCTAGTCGTGGTGTGCGTCACTTTATGTCCTCGCGATATTGTGTTTCTTATTTTTCGAGTACTTAATTGTTGTGAGTTTTTAGTTGGGTGTAGTCGTTGGATGTAGTCTCGTGCTTTTTTatttctagcttcttgctagtttctTTTCGTgtagtttttatttaataaaattaacttgcctttcaaaaaaaataaaaaaaataaactaattggttaattaaaattaaaatatatatatatatatatatatatatatatatataaaaacaatacTACTCCAGTCTCCACATACATATACATTCATTTAATTAAATAGAGGATAACAAGGAAGGATGAAGCAACATCCAACTCCAACCAATTAAAAAACATAGCACTCTAGCAATGGCAGTAGCTAAGCTGCTTCTTCCATCTCTAAACACTCCTTCCAAATTCAAACTCACCAAACAATCACCCTCTTTCAATCAACCATGGAACTCAAAATCAAACAAGTCACGTCATCATCTTCCCGCAATTTCCGCATCACTTCACGAAACTGCAACAGTTGCAATTCAAAATCCTCTGTTTCTACTTGCAGACGCAGCTGTCGGTTATTCTAATGCCAGCTATTACACTTCTCTTGGATTATTTGTTATTTCTGTACCTGGTGTTTGGTCACTCATTAAACGTTCTGTGAAATCTAAGGTTTGTTTTGTTATTACTAGTTATGATTATGATAGTTAATTAGTGGTTAattatgattagggtttaatatagGTGGTGAAGAAGACATTTGTGGAGGAATTAATTGAAGGGAAAAATAAACCGCCTAATCAGGTTGCTGGAGAGATTTTGTCGTTTTTTACTCGGAATAACTTCTCGGTGGTAGATAAAGGAGAGACGATAACGTAAGTCCGTTTGTTTTGTTAACATTGGAAGTCAATTTTTGTTAATTACTGAATATAATAGTTAATTCCATTTTGAAGCACTAAATCCATTTATTATTAGAAGTTAGATACACTTAAGGGATTATAACTAGGGGTGTAAACGAGTCGAGTCGAGTCGAGGCGCAACTTAACTCGTTTAAAATGGCATTCGACTCGTTTCGAGCTTAATATATCTAAGTTCGAGCTCGGCAAGAGTTCATCTCGTTTATATAATAGGTATTTTATATAAAGAAATAACACAACGTACTTTTTTAAATAATTTATAATCTATGGAAAAAAATTAATGTCTAGTTTAGGCTCATAAGTTTTTTAAGCTCGAGCTTGAGCTTGCTACTTAACGATCTTCAAGGTCGGGCTCGTTTAAGCTTGGCTCAAATCGACTTTTAACAAGTTGAATTCGAGTAATTCACGAGCAACTCGACTCATTTAATTTATACCCTTAGTTATCAACAAACCGAACAGTTGGCTAACCGTCTGACCGAAAGTATGACAGAAAGCTCATTTATGTCGGTTATCAATAGGTGTCTCGTTATTTCACTTGTTTAAAACCTAATTATATGTTTCTAGTTGGTTTTGAGCTTCCAATCTTCCAACTTTCAAGTTACATATATAGTATGTATATGTTTTTTAACGAGTGAACGTAAGAACATAACGTTTCAGTTTTCttaataaacaaacacaaacacggTTTTTGTCTAGTTACCTGTTCATGAACTAGTCGTTAGTGCGATTAAAGCTAGAACTTAGAAGCATGTGTGAACAAATCCAGTTCTTGCTTGTTTCGTTTGCTTACATATATACAATAGTACTCGAGTAAGCCATATACGGTATACATTAGAAAAATACTCCGTATGAAAGTACACTtgcaattaaatatttattttattttattt of the Rutidosis leptorrhynchoides isolate AG116_Rl617_1_P2 chromosome 5, CSIRO_AGI_Rlap_v1, whole genome shotgun sequence genome contains:
- the LOC139847845 gene encoding protein COFACTOR ASSEMBLY OF COMPLEX C SUBUNIT B CCB1, chloroplastic, which produces MAVAKLLLPSLNTPSKFKLTKQSPSFNQPWNSKSNKSRHHLPAISASLHETATVAIQNPLFLLADAAVGYSNASYYTSLGLFVISVPGVWSLIKRSVKSKVVKKTFVEELIEGKNKPPNQVAGEILSFFTRNNFSVVDKGETITFEGVMVPSRGQAALLTFCTCISLASVALVLTITVPDVGNNWFALTVLSPLAGAYYWKRASRKEQIKVKMILAEDGTTLSEIIVQGDDQQVEQMRKELKLSEKGMVYVKGIFER